GCGATTCACGTATTCGGTCCTCATTCCGTGTCCTATCCTGTCGCCTGGGCGGGGTCGAGCTCCCGCCATATGCCGTTGATCTCGGCCATGTTTCCATCATCCCACATGGTCTGGTCCACGCACAGCCGGACCAGAACCTCTAGGGCCTGTGTCCCGAGGCGCTTGTCCCCGCCGGTGAGGCGAGCGTAGAACGCGGCCTCCGAGATGCCTACGCCGAGGACATCCGCCATCCGTTTGAGGACGGCCACCTTGTTAGCCTGGTATCGCGCTCGGAGCCCCGCCTGCAACGCCTCGCGGGCTTCGTCGTCGAAAGACTCCGCCACGGACATCATCTCGATCATCTCTTCTGTCGTGATGAACCCGGTGGGTGTGTCCGCTGCCGTCTCCGGCGGCGCGTCGTCGGTGTCCTGACCCCGGATGCGCTCCGCGAACGCCTCAACCTTCCGCAGTGTGGGGTGTCCGCCATCGTTCGTGCAGGCATCGAGCTCGTCCGCGATGGCCTTCCACTGCATCTCAGTGAGATCGCGACGAGACTCAACCCCGTGGGACTTCCGAACATAGTCCCAGAGCGCGCCCTCGTCGACGCCGTTGTCGTCCAGGTCGGGGCGTATCTTCGACGCGATGGCGAACGCGCGGCGCCGTTGGGCTCCCTCGGATGGGGCGGCCTCACGGGGTTCCTCTGGGGGAGCGCCATCGGTCTCGACGGCCGCCGGGGTGACATCGACCACGGTCATGGGCTCGCCACCGTCCGAGACTCCGAGCTCTTCGCCCGTGTAGAGGCCCGATATATCACAGGCCGCGCGCAGGACAACGCTCTCCGCACACTTGCGGATCATCGCGTCTGGGTGGGACTGCCACGGGCCCCTGGAATCCTTCGCATACTGAGACATCGGGGCCCAGGCGAAGTCGTCGGGCTCGCCGTCGACTTTGGCGATGGCCCATGCCCCGATGGGACGTGACCGCTGGATCAGGTTCGGCCGGTGGCGGAACTGCGAGATGACGAGCTCGCCGTCGACGTATGACTGCTCGATCTCGAACTCGTCCTCGGGGTAGACCACACCCGAGCGGCATCCCCTGAAGCGCGGGTTACGGCGGGCGATCTTCCGGTATCCGTCCCGGGACGTGAATGGGCGCCGGAGTTCGCGAGCCCAGTAGATCTCGCCTCGGAACGGGTCGAGTCCGTAGAGCGCGCACAGGTGGAGGAACTGCTCAAGCTGGGCCGGGGTAGCTCCCTCGGCCACCGACGCGCGTATCTCGTCGATGCGCGCGTCCAGATAGGAGCGGGTCTGCGCCATGTCCCCGGCCTCAAAGGGAGTGAGCGCTGTTACTTCTGCCATGGTCGGGTCTCCTTCGCGCGCTCTCTCATCCGTTTGGCGTGCCCGTCACAAAGCCAGGGGTATGTCCGAATGAACAGCGAGATGACGGACAGGTCAGCAGCGGCGATCTGATCCACCCAAGGGGGCGTCCAGACCCACTCGCCTGGGCGGAGCGTGTGTTGATGGCGCTTCCAGACTTCCGCGTGGGCCTTGGTGTCACGGTAGGTCTCTAGCAGCAGGTCGCGGCTGCCTGGCTTCATACCTCCAGCCCACGGGTGATCCCAGTTCTCCCCGTGCGCTACCGTGTCCCGGTAGACTTCCAGCAGCAGAGCATTGCCCCGGTAGTCTTCCGGCAATTCGGCTATGCGCCCGATGCCGTGCTTCGCCATCGTGAAGCCCTCTCGGTAATGGTCTCGTATGACCGTTCTACCCACATTATAGAACACGGGGAATAGGTCCGCAAGGCCAATGTGCAACTCTCTTCGCGCCTTGACATCGGGGTGTGCGGGGTCTATCCTCTCACATAGGGCGTAGGATGCGAGGGGATGATGCACGAGCGACCATACTGGTCCCTGCCCGCGTTGGCGCGGGAGTGGGACGTGACGCGGCAAACCGTGCGCTACTACGTGAACGAGGGCCTACTCGAGGCCCATCGTGAGGACGGTGGCAGCGGCCACGCCTATCGCGTGACGGCGTATGAGAAAGACCGATTCGAGCGCGAGACCCGCCCGAAGCTCCGCCCGGGGCCCGGTCGGCACGGCATCGCGCTCGTGTCGTAAGGAGGGACGTTGTGCGTATCGTAGCAGCGATGGGGCTGGCCCTGATGCTCGTGGCGTGCGGGCGCGGCGATCCGATCACAACCGAGACCACGTGGGGAGACGAGCGGGAAGCGGCGCCGTATGCGCTCGCGCGTCTCCAGGCCCGCGGTCTCATCTCCGACGCGGACGTAAACGGGGATGGCGTGGTCGACATCGCGGACCTGGTGATCGTGTCGCAGAACTTCGGGATGCTGGTCCCGTATGGCGTGATCGCCCCAGTGGGCGCTGTCCCGTGGGAGGACGTGGGCGGGTTCCCGCTCGGCCACTTCGAGGTCGAGAACATCGGGGACGGGCCAGTCGACATGATGCGCGTGCGCTACATCGCGCGCGACCGTGAGGGGTTGCTCATCGACATCGACGACGGCGAGCTCGTGCGGGCCCTCATCCCGGTCGCGGGTCAGGGCGCGTTCTACCTTGGGCCCGGGGACACTGGGCGGACGACGGTCTGGGTCACGGCCGTGACGATGGGCGAGCTCGAACGGCAGGACGCGATCATCAAGCTCGTGTTTATCCCCGATGCCGAGAGCCTTCGCCCTGGAAGTCTGCCTTGAGGAGGACACATGGCCACACTAGACCAGGCCATCATGGTATTCAAGTCCCTGGCCCCTGAGTGGGGATCCTACCAGGGCGATGAGGCGGGCCTCTTCCTCACCTGCCCGACCTGTGGAAAAGAGGCCAGCATAGCCGACTGGCGCTACTGGGAGGCGATCCACGTGTGTGAGGGGTGCCACGCAGGGCTGGACTGCTTGGACTGTCCGAACCCGGCGTGTGGCGAATTCCACATCGAGCCCCACTACAGCGGATACGAGGAAACGCCCGGGGCCGTATTGCGGACGCTGAAGCAGTGAACCCCACGCCGGGCGAATGGCGTGGGGTTCACTGAGAACATAGATGGACTCAGCACCTACGGTGAGCATGATACAACGGGGCCCAGTAGCGTGCAACCGGGCGGCAGTTGACACGGCCTTGGGAGTATGGCACGATGTGGCTGCCGGTGTTGGGCGACCCGGCGGAACGTGCTACGGAGACGGACGGAGAGCATATGGACTCCTTACATGCGGGTCCGCCGACATCCGATGACCTGGCGGCCCATCTCTTCGATCTGATCGAGGCCCTGGGCGACCCCGCCCATCGCGGCCTGTCATCCCATGCCCACCGTCTCTACGTCAACATGCTCCAGGTGGTCCGCGCGTCCGGCGATCTGGCCACGCCTGTCAGCCCTTCGCAGTCGATCATGGCCGGGTGGGTGGGCGCGTCCGTGGCGACGGCAAAGCGGGCGGCTCGGGAGTTAGTGGGCCACGGGCTAGTAGTGCATACGCACGGGGTCAGGAAGACCGATACCGGCCCCGGGCGATCTGGGTCATATGTGATCCAGACCCTAGACCCATCTGGGTCACGGGTGGCCCAGATACCAGAACCTCTGGGTCATGGGCGACCCAGTTCCACGCCTGTTTCTGGGTCACAGGCGACCCAGAAAGCGCCCGATCTGGGTCACGGGCGACCTGTTATACGGACTCCAGAGACTGAAGAACGAATGACTGACGCGCGCGGGCGCGCGAGGCCCTTCGGACGAACCACTCTCCCGAACCCGTATCCGCTCGATCGTCCCGACGGGGTAACCGACCTGGCCAACAGTCTCGCGGTCTGGGCAAAGGCCCCGCCGCTGATGATCTCCCTGGGCGGAACTGCATCGGCCTGGGTAGACGCATGTGCCGAGTGTCTCCGCCTGGGCGTTCCGGAGAGTGATGTCCGGGCCTACATCACGCGCCGCACGGCGGACCATCATCGCGAAGCCAAGGAGGAAGGGCGCAACCCCGACCCCATTCACTCTCTCGTGTATCACGCTAAGGCGGTGACTCAGTGGGCGCAAACCTACTCCGCCGAAGCAGGATCCACGCCGGGCAAGTCCCGAGGACTCCTGAGCGAGGGAGACGACGCAGACACGCAGATAGCAGACGCCGAAGCATGGAGGGCGAGACGTGCATCAGGAACTGCCGCCAGTTAGGCGGACCTACCTCCGACCCCGCGAACGACCCGAGGGCCCGAGCCCGTGGCTTGTTGAGTTCCGGGAGCGAGTCGACGGATACATCGCGGAGATTGAAGAGGGACAGGAGACCGAGGCCGCGGAGCGCGGCGTGACGGTGGCGGACCTTCCCGACCTGTGGGAACACGAGGCGGCGAAGGAGGCCGCGCGGAAGACCCGGACCCGCACGGAGATCCAGGGCGAGATCCGGGAGATGTTCGGCGGGAACTACGCGCACATGACGCTGGACACGTTCGAGCCGCAGACAGAGGCCCAACGCACAGCGATGAGCGGCGCCCGGGAGTGGATCCGCGCATACGCCGAGAGCGTGGCAGCCCTCGGCCCTCGGCCCTCGGATGGCGCGCTGTTCTTCGGGCGCAACCGGCGCGGTAAGACTCACCTGGCCGTGGGGATGCTGCGCGAGATCACGTCCCCGCTCGTGACAATCCGCTTCGCGAACGTCCCCGTGTTCCTGGACGAGATGCGGCAGTCGTTCCGCGAGGGGCCTGGGTCGCGGGCCGGGGTGCTGCTCCAGCAGTGCCTTGACGCCGATGTCCTGGTCCTGGACGACCTGGGCCAGGAGCGCCCGACGGAATGGGTGATCGACACGCTTGGGCATCTCGTGTTTCGTCGCCACTCCAAGGGGCTCCCCATCATCGTGACGACGAACATGAGCATTGCGGAGATCAACAACCGCGCCGACGGGCGGGACAACGCGGCCGGGGTGAACCTGGGCGCGATCTACTCGCGACTCCGCGAGATGTGTCTCGACCACGCCTATTACTTCGACGGCGAGGACTTCCACGCAGGGAACACGACATGACGGCAGACAAGCTTCCGACCTGGACGGCCTTTATGCAATGGGACTCGTGCATCGAGGAAGGGATTACCACTCGCACGGGCCTAGTGGTGAAGTGTGGCGGGGACACAGCCATCGGCGCGGCGGATCCCCTTGTGCTCGAACCCGGGCGCTACCGGGTGGAGACGTATGGGGGACGTGTCCGCGTGCTGTCGTGGATCCGCACAGATGCCGTGTGGCGCGTGGTGGTGGACACTGCCGAGGCCGAGCAATGCTCGAGCTAGAACCATGGCGCCGTTGCGGATGTGGGCGTGTTCGTCACTACCTCGGGACGTTCGAGCCGCCGCAGGGCGGGCGGCCCGTTCACTGGTATCTGTGTGAGAGCGCCGACGAGAATGATCCGCGCCGGTTCGGCCATGTGGGCGCTCTCGAAGCAGTGGCGCTCGATGAGGACGAGTATCGCGACTGGTTACAGGTCCGGGCCTCCGTGGCCCTGGAGCGGGCGATGATGGGAGAACAGCATGAGGACGCGGACGCTACGCGAGCGGGTTGAACAAGCAGGCATCGGGGTTATCCTCGGGGTTGCTGCCATCTGGATCGTCGTGGACGCGGCCATCTGGCTACTGTGGATGGTCCCGCCCGGCGATCCGATCGAGGCGCGGCTGTTCTGGCGGATCCCGCTGGCGGTTACACCCGTCGGGATGATCTTCGGCCCCGCGTTTGCGCTTGTTGACGGCAGACCGGGGAAGTTCTTCCTCGACGCGCTCCCGAGCAGGCGAGCCGCAAGCGCGGAGGCGGAGGGATGACGGAGAAGGAACTCCGGGATGTGCGGGAACTCCAGACCAACTACCAACGCGCTCTCCGCACGATCGAGGATCAGGCCCGCACAATTCGTCAGCGAGACCTGGAGATCGCCGGGCTACGCGTTACACTGCGGGGAAGGGAGCCCACGCCATGCAGAGAGACGCTGACGAACGCGACCCGCGGCCATGGGCGCACATCACCGACGCCGAACTCCGAGAAGCCGTCGCGACTCATCACCGGGTCTATGGCCTCTCCTTGTCGCGCATCAGCCGCGAGGCGCGCATACCAGGAACCACGGTAGCGCACGTGATGAGCGGGCGAATGGCGTCCCCGGATGACGAGACCCGCCGACGGCTCGTGATCTGGCTCATGGGCCAGGGATGGGAACCGAAGCACGAGGGAGAGGCCTGATATGCCTACCGCAGACACGGCGATCAACATCCTCGCACAGTTCACCATCCCCGGTGAGGTCCGATCCAAGAAGAACTCTCGCCAGAGCGCGAGCGGGCAGTATGTGCGATCGAGCAAAGCTCACCAGAAGTGGGAATCAGGCGCGATCGCCTATCTCATGCAGTGGCGGGGCCGCAACAGGGGCGAGGATCGGGAGAACGCCATCTCGATCTACACCGAACTGTGGCGCGGGACCGAGGGACACTACGACCCCGACAACATGGGGACATCCGTCCTGGACGCGATGGTCGCGTCCGGGATCATCCCACGGGACGGGTTCCCGTTGGTCTACTGCACACGAACGCGGCACGCCGGGATAGATCGGGAGAACCCGCGCGCCGAGGTCACGATCTACTCCGGGGACGACGGGCCGGAATACGGACTGGAGATCACCGATCTCGGGGACACCGAGCGCGTGTTTCAGAACATGGACGGGGCCACGGCCCGGCGGCCGTTCCCGCGCGTTGAGGATGCGTTGGGCGACCAGGACTTCGCAGACAGGAGCGGATAGTGAACGGCTGGGACCAGTGGACTGACCCCGTGATTGCGCTCACGCTGTTCGTGCAGCGATATGAGCGGAACATGAGCGCGGCGCCCTATGACGCCACGCGCGCGATTCTCCTGCGGCCCAAGGTTGAGGCGTGGCGGGTGAAGTTCCACGCGCATGAGGCGAAAGTCCGCGAGTGGGGAGAGCAGGCCGGGCCCATGCCGTCTACCCGTGACGGACGGGTCGACTACTTGCGGCGCATGTCGGAGTTAGGACGGGGGCCGCGAAAGCCGCTGGAGTATT
This window of the bacterium genome carries:
- a CDS encoding recombinase RecT yields the protein MAEVTALTPFEAGDMAQTRSYLDARIDEIRASVAEGATPAQLEQFLHLCALYGLDPFRGEIYWARELRRPFTSRDGYRKIARRNPRFRGCRSGVVYPEDEFEIEQSYVDGELVISQFRHRPNLIQRSRPIGAWAIAKVDGEPDDFAWAPMSQYAKDSRGPWQSHPDAMIRKCAESVVLRAACDISGLYTGEELGVSDGGEPMTVVDVTPAAVETDGAPPEEPREAAPSEGAQRRRAFAIASKIRPDLDDNGVDEGALWDYVRKSHGVESRRDLTEMQWKAIADELDACTNDGGHPTLRKVEAFAERIRGQDTDDAPPETAADTPTGFITTEEMIEMMSVAESFDDEAREALQAGLRARYQANKVAVLKRMADVLGVGISEAAFYARLTGGDKRLGTQALEVLVRLCVDQTMWDDGNMAEINGIWRELDPAQATG
- a CDS encoding MerR family transcriptional regulator encodes the protein MMHERPYWSLPALAREWDVTRQTVRYYVNEGLLEAHREDGGSGHAYRVTAYEKDRFERETRPKLRPGPGRHGIALVS
- a CDS encoding ATP-binding protein; the protein is MHQELPPVRRTYLRPRERPEGPSPWLVEFRERVDGYIAEIEEGQETEAAERGVTVADLPDLWEHEAAKEAARKTRTRTEIQGEIREMFGGNYAHMTLDTFEPQTEAQRTAMSGAREWIRAYAESVAALGPRPSDGALFFGRNRRGKTHLAVGMLREITSPLVTIRFANVPVFLDEMRQSFREGPGSRAGVLLQQCLDADVLVLDDLGQERPTEWVIDTLGHLVFRRHSKGLPIIVTTNMSIAEINNRADGRDNAAGVNLGAIYSRLREMCLDHAYYFDGEDFHAGNTT